The nucleotide sequence ATTTTGGGCTGGGCTCTCGTAAGCCCGaaaataacattaaatagaCTGTCCAAGTCCTTATAGATGGGGCCGTCCATGTTCGGCCTTTTCTGCTTTTtcgtctcttttttttccctccattTACGTCTGCGATGCCGACACTCCGCTGTGTCGAAGGCCATGATTACAACTTCTGTGTTCAGGAGTTGTAATGGCGATGGTGGTGTTGGAGCTTTTCGGCAACAAGTTTCGATTAGTAGGTCCTCTGACCTAGGATCGACTCTCAATCGTCTGGTTTGTCGAGATACTCTATGTTTGCTCCTTATTttgaataatatttatattccCTTTTTTCGGTAATTACTTCTGGAAGTTAACAATTATCTCTCCGCACTTGCTTTCACAAGTATATTGACTAATTATCTTGCGTTTATTTTGTGAATTAAAATTGGATTCAGTTCGTTCTTTGCTGAATCTTGAGCTTGCATAATTTCACAATTTGCTCTTGAGAATTCAGACTTTAAAGTTGGGGATTTCACTCTTTATGTtcctgagaatttttttttgggtagattTACGTTCCTGAGAACTTTAGAAAAGTGATTGGGGATGTATTTGAGATCAGTTCTGAGTGCTTTCAAATTTATTAGGTTTTCTAAGTTAACGAAAGGCTATTAAACATTGGATTTCATACCATTCCTCCCAAATGCCTGCGAATATAAGATCCCTTATTAAAAACATACTTAGCTGAAAAAATTATCTGAAGAAAAAGGGGATTAAATTCTTTATTTTGTGAATTCAAATCTTGCGGGTTCTCCTAGCTGTACTTAATGGCACGAATACATCAAGTGAATTGAGATAATTTGTCTTCTTATTTATCAAATACCAATTTCAGGGAAATGATAGAAATCCATAGTGTAATGACATTGCTACATGTGGCTGCAGAGCAAGTGGCTTGTATCTGTACTATTTGTTGCTGTCCTTCTTTGGAGACATGACGTCGAAGCCTTAGTGGCTGCTATGGGGTTTGTCATCAATGCTTTGCTATCAAAGACTCTCAAAAGAGTCCTAAACCACAAACGACCTGTTTCTGCACTGAGATCTGACCCTGGGATGCCATCCTCACATGCACAATCCATcttcttcattgttgtgtttgttATTGTATCAAGTAAGTGTGATGTCACCTATTCAATTGTGGGGGGAgggattttatatttttcatgaaGTGCTAACTTTTGCCTATGTTGGTTATTGTTCAGTTTAAATGAAGATATTtatatcatattatatatatccatcgggtctttttgtattttattcAATTATGCTCACTGCTGCTGCATGAAGAGATTAATATAGAACCCAATTGTAGCACTGGTTAAGGGCAACTCCTGGGACGCATTAGCGTTAGCAGCACATGTTTGCAGAATGGAAAATTGTataattttcaagttttagatGCTGAAAgacaatgaaaaataatacaCACATACATGCTTGAAGTGCAAGTACAACTTTTCACGTTAGATTATGATTGGCATGCATTGGTCTAATAGTTGACTAGTGCTTGCTTTTCTTTCTGATGATGCAGTTGTGGAGTGGCTAGGCACGAATGAAATTGGACTTATCATCAGTTGGCTTGTCTTGACATTTGGTTCTTATCTTGTAAGtgaatgtgttttttttctcgAAAGAAATTGGTCCAGTATGTGTTTGTGGTTACATTTGTTGCTTATATCATATTGCTTAATCCTATTAGTTTCTGGTCCCTTGTAATTTGTTATGTTAATTTCTCTCTTCTATATAATCAGTTAGAACAATTGAGAACCTGCACAGAACATTGAACTCCTTACAAGAAAAACTGGAGATTAACATACGTTAGAAAAATTAGAGCGTCTGGAAGAGGAAATGCTGAAATTGTAGCAAATTCCAAGGGTTGCCCATGACTGGTTTTGACGATTATATTTTTCTGGTCTGATAATTATTATGTTAAAAAGAAATTGTGATCTTGTGAACATGATACAAACTTAAATGATGAGGAAGCTCATGTTTGTTCTCATTGTGTTTTGCAGACATGGCTACGGGTCTCACAACAACTTCATACAGTCAGCCAAGTTGTCGTGGGTGGAACCTTGGGGtccattttctctattttgtggCTTTGGTCATGGAATACTATTGTTCTGAAATTACTCATGTCCTCTTTGTGGGTTCAAATTGTGGTTCTTTTTGCTGCTGCTGGACATTGCTTagtctttgttttatttataattCGTCATTGGCTTTGCAAACGAATGTGGAACCTCATTAATAGATTGAAAAATATGTAAAACTGCTAAGTTTTTGGGATCCTCTTAGAGTCAGAGATGCAATGTGGATTATCATAAGTTTACTTGGTTATCTTACATGTTCCTTATGTTCTTGGTCGCATGGTAAGTTTTGGCTAAAAGGGGGGAAAACAAATCATGCACCATGATCGTCTTATTAACCCCAACTATTAGAGTTGGCTTCTGGAATCTATAATGAAGTTATACATATGATGTAAAATTACAGCTCTAATTGATATAGGGGCGGAGTCAAGAATTGATCTTGGAGTGCGATAATAATAAAACAGTATTACTtcgatttgtttgaaattttctgTCCAGGTTTCAGTGCAACattctggaattttttttagaactaTTTAGTATTTACAAAAGTGCAATTCATTGGAATGATATTCTGGATGAATATTTAGGGTTTGGAGTTTAGAGCACCTGCATCAATTTCTCTTAACAGACTCCCCTAAAATATAAAATGTCACTTTGCCCCTATTTTTAGATTatctatccaatcaacactgaaTCAGATTATCTAtaatattctctattgcattaaaataatatttctttctctttcatttcattattctattaatataaattacttctatttaaaataataaattaatattatttaaaataataaattaatgttattaaaaattgatgaagtttaattatttttctttggcTTGATTTCATGATCTGGGGAAATAGAGATGTTGtatgagagagaggaggagagaaaaaagtgaggagagagaggagtgatgagagagaggaaaagtgaggagaaagagagagaggagtgaggagagaaaaaaaaaagtgaggagagataaAGAGCAATGAGGAGAGATAAAGAGAAttggggagagaaaaaaaaagtgaggagagaggagagaggaaagAGGAGGGGAAATGATGAGAGAATTGAgagtaaaataatataaaatactaTTTTATGTTTAATGAAGTGAATGGTAATTCATGTTTATGTTTTGTAAAATAGAGAATCTCATGATAATATGATGCAGAGTTTTTGACAAATTCtttgggttaattatatttttcatcattGAAAAAATATGAGTTGTTCACTTTTAACatccaaagattttttttgttataaagtcatcACTCATTCCTTCAAAATGAGACGTTCTAAGTACCCGATTAGATTTGTTACAGCATAAAAGCTATTTGTCTCAGTAATTGGGATCCCAATGATCCCAGTTGTTGAGGTGTGTGGAGGAGATTAAAAGTGCAAGTGATGGATCCCACTTGCACTTTTAATCTCTtccatacacctcagcaactaAGATCACTGAGATCTTAGTTGTTGGGACGAGTAGCAATGCTGTTTGTTAGAGTATGGGATAGGGTCAATGCATATGTGGCAACTGGTCAATCAATTTTACATCCACGTGACATTTTTTATACAGTTAACACTGATGTGTTTTTAAAAACATAATTTAAATGATGACGtcgaaaaaataatttaaaattttaaaaataaaccatcaaatttatctgctactttctctctctaactttaCTCTCTCTTACCTCTACTCTCTCGTATCTGCAACTTCTCTCCCCTTGTTGTTCTAATAAGAGAATGGTGGTTGTGATTCTTTGTATTTACACCAGATTCAATGGTTAATCTCTACAAAATGATCACGAGTTCATTGTTTTTATTTGGCAAAAGACAA is from Tripterygium wilfordii isolate XIE 37 chromosome 14, ASM1340144v1, whole genome shotgun sequence and encodes:
- the LOC120015550 gene encoding lipid phosphate phosphatase epsilon 2, chloroplastic, with product MITTSVFRSCNGDGGVGAFRQQVSISRSSDLGSTLNRLSKWLVSVLFVAVLLWRHDVEALVAAMGFVINALLSKTLKRVLNHKRPVSALRSDPGMPSSHAQSIFFIVVFVIVSIVEWLGTNEIGLIISWLVLTFGSYLTWLRVSQQLHTVSQVVVGGTLGSIFSILWLWSWNTIVLKLLMSSLWVQIVVLFAAAGHCLVFVLFIIRHWLCKRMWNLINRLKNM